AAGCCGTAGCCGCCCGTGTCGTTGAAGAAATCGACTTTGCCTTTCGCCATCGTTAGAGACGCTCCAGGTTGGTCGCTCGCGGGCCCTTGTCGGCCTGCTCGATGTCGAACTCGACTTCCTGCCCCTCTTCGAGGTCAGGGCCGCCGACATCTTCCATGTGGA
This sequence is a window from Haloarcula salinisoli. Protein-coding genes within it:
- a CDS encoding cold-shock protein, whose product is MAKGKVDFFNDTGGYGFIDTDEEDEDVFFHMEDVGGPDLEEGQEVEFDIEQADKGPRATNLERL